Genomic window (Temnothorax longispinosus isolate EJ_2023e chromosome 3, Tlon_JGU_v1, whole genome shotgun sequence):
CAGTAATCTATAAACAATACggttttatttcgtttttacaAATCTGCATGACTTattgttttacatatttatattttaaagttttaatataaataaatatatgattgaTTCGTCGCAGATCAAACAAGGAATCGTTTAACCAATGTAAAATtggaaatgttaaaattttaatttacgaaaaaatattagaaaattattccaaaaaaatataccTACGAATTTAATTGTCggacattattattaagaaatttaataactaattttaatatttattatgcttATAATCtggaataatattaattatataaaaaatttaacagcaaatgaattatgttataaaaactCACCTCATGATATTGTGGTTTGTATAGTTTATAATGATTGAAAAGGGCCATCAGAAACTGCACacttatgtatattttttgccATTTTGGTATAAGAGGATCGTATACGGCTCTGGGTTTCACCTACGGGACAAAGAAGTGATCGATATCtttcatgaaaaaatttaaaataaattgaatttttttttaattcttattaatttaaaattatttataaataatataaaaaaacgcatttatatattgttattatacatttactATACACCTTTGATCATCTtacctttattttaaattcatctAAACCCAAACGTGGTGCACCTGGAAACCAGCTAGGACCTTTCCAGTAAACGGCAAACTTATCAGCCCATGTACTCATACTTAtacttttcttaattaaatccTTCAAGTAAAATATCTATAACATTACAGAAAACAATATgtttaagaataatttaaattgtcacacttacgtataaaattacttttattttattattatcgtgcACAAACTTtcgaatatttcttaattctgcttccttcagttttttctgtttatcaataaattgCAGAAATTGGCATATTTAAAGTATCTAACAACACTTTAAATTccattacaattaatatatgaatacTAACTCATTTTTTTCGATCATTTATTGAGggcatgtaataatttattatacttatcaAGAAACACGGTAGTGTGTCaagtacataaattttacCTGCAGGTAGAACGCGTTAAATGATTCGATATTAACTACTAGTCCATAAACTATTTCTTCTATTTGTTCTTCCTCTTGAAATGTACCGAACAATCTATCCCATACAATAAATACACCACCGTAATTCTTATCCAAGCAATAAAGATTGCAGCctgtaaatgtaaaaaatgcgtatataatataagtcGCGGAaagaagtattatatatttaatttaccaTGATGAACACGATGATGTTTAGGCGTATTAAAAATCAACTCGAGTGGTCCAAGATTACCAATGACTGTTGTATGTATCCacaattgatatattaaattgaattgatTATGGACCATAAAGTGCGATGGAGGTATAAAAAAGGCAAGCGGTAAATAAATTacctgcaaaaaatatttgaatcaaaatatatataataaattttatttttaaatcttttatagttataatttaaaaacagcttttatttttaatttattttaattggtttttaaagatataaaataccgaaaattaaaattattaatatttttcttcataataaattttttgtactgaAGAAATTTTAGAGAAATGATACTTACAAAGTTGCACCAATGTTGTAGAATGGATTGTCGCAGACCAACCGCGAAATTAAATTCCTCGCTGCTGTGATGCACTTGATGGTAGGCCCATAAAAAGTGAACTTCTGTAAGCAGATCAATTAACATCTTAAATTAAAGGAGAACAGAGAGAGACGGCTGTGTCAAATGCTGAGGAATGCTTGGATAGGAATTTAACCATGATTACTGCGATGAGCCCAATAGTAACAAAAGTCCACGGCAATGAAGGTAATATACCATGTCCATAGCGAGTTCCAGGGTAAAGTGTATCCTCTGCCGAACCTCTCATAAATGgcaatgtatacaaaatattcgGCACCGCGAGAAAAAATTCTGTGAAACCGATAATGACTTTTCGTCTAAATTTgtcaaacaaacaaaaatgtataaatacaaTACACACATTTTAGATTCATACTTTACatgtttattatctttatccttatttattttttatatctttatataaatatcttatctttgttatatacttattatattttttataactactGAATTTAAAGTctcctttttgttttttctttatgcaaTCCcctttatatttgtttttttttaatactcttttagataaaagacataattaaataaaatcaaataactGAATTGTGTTTGTGAACGCATCTGATCTGAAGCGAAATATAGCAAACTGATGTTATTTATCGCTATTTTGACATCAAAATATCGGCAGACatcatttcaaaattaaaataacgacAAATAATGTCAGCTTGCTACCTTGATAGTAAAGGATAAGTCGTAATTTACTCTTACCGGACAGTTTCAATGAGCATCCAGTGTGATAATGATGTCACTTGATCGTTTAAACGGAATCTTTTCTTCCTCAATATTAATTGCTCCAAAATCAACAGCAGAAAAAACGGTATCcatatctataaatatcaGAGATTGTGTGTATGCAGAAAGTTAAGCTTTGCGCGTAGTTTCATGTATTAGTGCTACATTCGAATGAGGTCTCGACAAGAATAGCGCGCACATATGACTTGTTAACGATTCATGTAGCTTGCCGCGTTCGTACACAAGTAACAGGCCAGCTGCGCATTCAAATTACTGGACTTCTTCGATGCATTTGACATCGTTTATGCTACTTTGGAATAAACTGTATCAAGtagatttttcaaagaagAATTTTGTAGATGCTGTTCCTGCGGAATGCTAATGGACTGAATGCTAATCGAAGCTTGGATAATTCACACTGTAGTACAGGAAAGCATTACCatcttattaaattactattattacattaaataagtaaagttaaaatagcaaaattcaataaaactttaataaaaattactcaaaattgaaattattcttgagattgtttctaaaaatttatttattttagtgtaaatTTAAACTTCAAcgctttttttctaaatattcattaaatttatattcatttcatGATcgtataaagatattataaagcAATACATGATTCTTCTTTAAATCAGTATACCTACATAATATTGTTAGTCTCTTTTACATTATCAATTTATAGCAcacgtttaataaaatataattaatagcattcgaaataattaaaatttctcatattaaaaatgttacctGTTGTTGATAGTCCGGCACTTCGTGCAAAAACTCGAAAGTCGTTTCCTTTGGGCTGACAATATACCAAAGTTTTCCGAAGTGTTTTGGAAAATAATCGACGATTTCAGCGAGTG
Coding sequences:
- the LOC139810772 gene encoding alkylglycerol monooxygenase; its protein translation is MSIILSPLAEIVDYFPKHFGKLWYIVSPKETTFEFLHEVPDYQQQIWIPFFLLLILEQLILRKKRFRLNDQVTSLSHWMLIETVRIFSRGAEYFVYIAIYERFGRGYTLPWNSLWTWYITFIAVDFCYYWAHRSNHEVHFLWAYHQVHHSSEEFNFAVGLRQSILQHWCNFVIYLPLAFFIPPSHFMVHNQFNLIYQLWIHTTVIGNLGPLELIFNTPKHHRVHHGCNLYCLDKNYGGVFIVWDRLFGTFQEEEQIEEIVYGLVVNIESFNAFYLQIFYLKDLIKKSISMSTWADKFAVYWKGPSWFPGAPRLGLDEFKIKVKPRAVYDPLIPKWQKIYISVQFLMALFNHYKLYKPQYHENLGDPWIIFAVANNLIALASIGLLFDKRAFIYPSTIEIVRCALYVYFMRIYEDNLIDYLIYYIHVCQLNCIWVPFFVYKIYKYIYLFLHSRDVVFYQRS